One region of Archocentrus centrarchus isolate MPI-CPG fArcCen1 chromosome 6, fArcCen1, whole genome shotgun sequence genomic DNA includes:
- the LOC115781480 gene encoding uncharacterized protein LOC115781480 isoform X2, with amino-acid sequence MEFESVSFYRNHSRDTLNVTNEENVTEVPVKSSAGLLIGASGNNSYSFRNVTDATMKSELVSPRPVYEGDSLIETNLENVTEAPINLLTVLPTQSQPHDAGNVLNFTVFEELSGTYLEAESPAAHPAENIRDAFNVSDSEKLGNKTESEPAPVHQDSSYSTVILTDIEEVTEGPGKLTESPTARPAENTRGGLRPFIHTVNDTNAEDVTKGPVKLLTASPDADPNSGSFNGSKTFINATVKSESPTAHPPGNAADTLNVSDSEKHLSRRMKPESPTPHPAENTRDAFTVSNSEILSDTEIKLELLLLHQDATSNDTDTGNATEGPVRVLTAQLDADTKTDGFNGSRTIIQTSIKTESPTPHPAENTRDAFTVSDSEILSDTEIKLEPILLHQDATSNDTDTGNATEGPVRVLTAPLDADIKTETFNGSRTIIKTSIKTELPTPHPAENTRDAFTVSDSKKLLEKTVESAIHQDDIYVTSSVTKRNATEATITNSSYHLQTNNEISLTTNDKWIESECIIKSIKCSEKASEMQSTYGAWMSDASQLDDGRYWLAEHFSGRVLLEDLNLSSLQDTKNTIDIKRFYQGCGHVVYKGSFYFHNGGKNRLVKFGLNTRKTQLLTMPDTKYHNLTYLFRNSKTYFKFAVDENGLWVIFASNTDDSILVAKLNPDTFSIESVINTTYPAVKAGNAFIVCGVLYFTDDKDRRVTYAYDLKKKSPVDASFDLRPGNGILAMLSYYPNKKLLYMWDNRSVNTCRVKFKKT; translated from the exons ATGGAATTTG aGTCAGTGTCTTTTTATCGAAACCACAGCCGCGACACCTTGAATGTTACCAATGAGGAAAATGTCACAGAGGTCCCTGTTAAATCATCAGCAG GCCTGCTTATTGGAGCCTCAGGCAACAACAGCTACTCCTTCAGAAATGTTACTGATGCTACAATGAAAAGTG AGTTGGTTTCACCTCGCCCAGTTTACGAAGGTGACAGCTTGATTGAAACCAATCTGGAAAATGTTACAGAGGCACCGATAAATTTATTAACAG TGTTACCGACACAGAGTCAACCTCACGATGCTGGAAATGTCTTGAACTTTACTGTCTTTGAGGAACTTTCAGGCACATATTTGGAAGCTG AATCACCAGCAGCACATCCAGCTGAAAACATCAGAGATGCTTTTAATGTCTCTGACTCTGAGAAACTGGGCAATAAAACAGAATCAG AGCCTGCACCAGTTCATCAAGATTCCAGCTACAGCACGGTGATTCTTACAGACATTGAAGAGGTTACAGAAGGACCAGGAAAATTAACAG aATCGCCAACAGCCCGTCCAGCTGAAAACACCAGAGGAG GCTTGAGACCCTTTATTCACACCGTTAATGATACCAACGCTGAAGATGTTACAAAGGGACCAGTGAAATTATTAACGG CTTCACCTGACGCCGACCCAAACAGTGGCTCGTTTAACGGCAGCAAAACTTTCATTAATGCAACTGTAAAAAGTG AATCACCAACAGCACATCCACCTGGAAACGCCGCAGATACTTTGAACGTCTCTGACTCTGAGAAACATCTCAGCAGAAGAATGAAACCTG AATCACCAACACCGCATCCAGCTGAAAACACCAGAGATGCTTTCACAGTTTCTAACTCTGAGATACtttcagacacagaaataaaacttg AGCTATTACTACTTCATCAGGATGCCACCTCAAATGATACAGACACTGGAAATGCTACAGAGGGACCAGTACGAGTATTAACAG CCCAACTGGATGCTGACACAAAGACTGATGGATTTAATGGCAGCAGAACCATCATTCAAACAAGCATAAAAACAG aaTCACCAACACCACATCCAGCTGAAAACACCAGAGATGCTTTCACAGTTTCTGACTCTGAGATACtttcagacacagaaataaaacttg agccaatactACTTCATCAGGATGCCACCTCAAATGATACAGACACTGGAAATGCTACAGAGGGACCAGTACGAGTATTAACAG CCCCACTGGATGCTGACATAAAGACTGAAACATTTAATGGCAGCAGAACCAtcattaaaacaagcataaaaacaG AATTACCAACACCACATCCAGCTGAAAACACCAGAGATGCTTTCACTGTTTCTGACTCTAAGAAACTTCTAGAAAAAACAGTAGAATCTG CAATTCATCAAGATGACATCTATGTTACCTCCAGTGTTACTAAAAGAAATGCTACAGAGGCAACAATCACAA ATTCTTCATATCATCTCCAGACCAATAATGAGATCAGTTTGACTACCAATGACAAATGGATAGAAAGTG AGTGTATTATTAAAAGCATAAAATGTTCAGAGAAGGCCAGTGAAATGCAAAGTACCTACGGAGCCTGGATGTCAGACGCATCGCAGCTGGATGACGGTCGATACTGGCTGGCGGAGCATTTTTCAG GTCGAGTTTTATTGGAAGACCTGAACCTTTCATCACTGCAAGACACTAAAAACACCATAGATATCAAGAGGTTCTACCAGGGGTGCGGTCATGTTGTTTATAAAGGCTCATTTTACTTCCACAACGGTGGGAAAAACAGACTTGTAAA atttGGCCTGAACACAAGGAAAACGCAATTACTGACCATGCCAGACACCAAATACCACAACCTTACTTATCTTTTCCGAAACTCAAAGACATACTTCAAGTTTGCTGTGGATGAAAATGGACTGTGGGTCATCTTTGCCTCAAACACAGATGATAGCATACTGGTTGCAAAGCTCAACCCTGACACATTCTCTATAGAGTCCGTCATAAACACCACCTACCCGGCAGTTAAAGCAGGAAATGCTTTCATCGTGTGTGGGGTGCTGTATTTCACAGACGACAAAGACAGAAGGGTGACATATGCCTACGATTTAAAGAAGAAGAGTCCTGTGGATGCAAGTTTTGATTTAAGGCCAGGTAATGGCATCTTGGCCATGTTGTCATACTATCCCAACAAAAAGCTTTTGTACATGTGGGACAACAGAAGTGTGAATACTTGCAGAGTTAAATTTAAGAAGACCTAA
- the clpxb gene encoding ATP-dependent Clp protease ATP-binding subunit clpX-like, mitochondrial gives MSCPCASVARLFLNTANRGLSCGRIQLFSPIRHSLRETHLPPLVCVRPFSETSVCYGSKDGTTKDSGSDGGKKSISEGKRMSGSGGSGKGGSQLRCPKCGDPCTHVETFVSSTRFVKCEKCHHFFVVLSETDSKKGLNKEPESAAEAVKLAFAQKPPPPPKKIYAYLDKYVVGQSYAKKVLAVAVYNHYKRIYNNIPSGSRQQVEVEKQPSLTPRELEMRRREDEYRFTKLLQIAGISPHGNALGASMQQQASQQAPQERRGGEVLDSTHTDIKLEKSNIILLGPTGSGKTLLAQTLARCLDVPFAICDCTTLTQAGYVGEDIESVIAKLLQDANYSVEKAQQGIVFLDEVDKIGSVPGIHQLRDVGGEGVQQGLLKLLEGTVVNVPEKNSRKLRGETVQVDTTNILFVASGAFNGLDRIISRRKNEKYLGFGTPSNLGKGRRAAAAADLANTSGETDTVAEIEEKDRLLKHVEARDLIEFGMIPEFVGRLPVIVPLHSLDEDTLVRILTEPRNAVVPQYQALFSMDKCELNVTPDALRAIARMALERKTGARGLRSIMEKLLLEPMFEVPHSDIMAVELDKDVVQGKSQPRYVRAPAKDSTEEEYDSGIEEDNWPRQADAANN, from the exons atgTCCTGTCCATGCGCTTCGGTTGCCAGGTTGTTCCTAAACACGGCTAACAGAG GACTGTCATGTGGCCGGATTCAGCTGTTTTCTCCGATTCGTCACAGTCTTCGGGAAACTCATTTACCACCTTTGGTATGTGTAAGGCCGTTTTCAGAGACTTCTGTCTGTTACGGCTCTAAAGATGGGACGACCAAGGACAGCGGAAGTGATGGTGGAAAG AAGAGCATCAGTGAAGGGAAAAGAATGTCTGGTTCTGGAGGATCAGGGAAAGGTGGAAGCCAGCTACGCTGCCCTAAATGTGGAGACCCCTGCACTCATGTAGAAACCTTTGTAT CATCAACACGATTTgtcaaatgtgaaaaatgtcatCACTTCTTTGTGGTGCTGTCTGAAACGGACTCCAAGAAAGGGCTAAACAAAGAGCCAGAATCTGCTGCGGAGGCAGTGAAACTGGCATTTGCACAGAAACCTCCCCCACCTCCAAAGAAG ATATATGCCTACCTTGATAAGTACGTTGTTGGCCAGTCCTATGCAAAAAAAGTGTTGGCAGTTGCAGTGTATAATCACTATAAGCGCATCTACAACAACATCCCCTCTGGGAGCCGacagcaggtggaggtggaaaAACAGCCGTCTTTAACACCTCGTG AGCTAGAGATGAGAAGACGAGAGGATGAATACAGATTCACAA agctgctgcagattgCAGGAATCAGCCCTCATGGAAATGCTCTTGGTGCGTCCATGCAGCAGCAGGCAAGCCAACAGGCACCtcaggagaggagaggtggggaGGTCTTGGActccacacacactgacattaaACTGGAGAAGAGTAACATTATCCTGCTTGGTCCAACTGGTTCAG GAAAAACATTATTGGCACAGACACTGGCGCGTTGTTTGGATGTTCCGTTTGCAATTTGTGACTGCACCACACTGACTCAGGCTGGATACGTGGGAGAGGACATCGAGTCAGTTATTGCCAAACTTCTGCAAGATGCCAACTACTCAGTGGAAAAAGCACAGCAAG GTATTGTGTTTCTGGATGAGGTTGACAAGATTGGCAGTGTTCCTGGAATCCATCAGCTGAGAGATGTGGGTGGAGAGGGAGTTCAGCAG GGTTTGCTTAAACTTTTGGAGGGTACAGTTGTAAATGTTCCCGAGAAAAACTCCAGGAAACTGAGAGGAGAAACGGTGCAGGTTGACACAACAAACATACTCTTTGTTGCATCTGGTGCCTTTAATGGACTTGACAGAATCATTAGcagaagaaagaatgaaaag TATTTGGGTTTTGGAACGCCCTCTAACCTGGGGAAAGGGCGCCGTGCAGCCgctgctgcagatttggcaAACACCAGTGGTGAGACAGACACCGTAGCAGAGATCGAGGAGAAGGACAGGCTGCTGAAGCATGTCGAGGCCAGGGACTTAATTGAGTTTGGAATGATCCCAGAGTTTGTTGGCCGTCTTCCCGTTATTGTTCCTCTGCACAGCTTGGATGAAGATACGCTTGTCCGGATCTTGACTGAACCGCGCAATGCTGTGGTGCCCCAGTACCAGGCTCTATTCAGCATGGACAAA TGTGAACTCAATGTGACCCCAGATGCATTGAGGGCCATAGCAAGAATGGCTTTGGAGAGAAAAACTGGAGCTCGTGGCCTCAGATCCATCATG GAAAAGCTCCTCCTTGAGCCCATGTTTGAGGTGCCGCACTCTGACATCATGGCCGTTGAACTGGACAAAGATGTTGTCCAAGGAAAATCCCAACCCAGATACGTCAG AGCTCCAGCCAAGGATTCGACTGAAGAGGAGTACGACTCTGGCATTGAGGAGGACAACTGGCCTAGACAGGCAGACGCTGCTAACAACTGA
- the LOC115781480 gene encoding uncharacterized protein LOC115781480 isoform X1, with protein sequence MEFESVSFYRNHSRDTLNVTNEENVTEVPVKSSAGLLIGASGNNSYSFRNVTDATMKSELVSPRPVYEGDSLIETNLENVTEAPINLLTVLPTQSQPHDAGNVLNFTVFEELSGTYLEAESPAAHPAENIRDAFNVSDSEKLGNKTESEPAPVHQDSSYSTVILTDIEEVTEGPGKLTESPTARPAENTRGGLRPFIHTVNDTNAEDVTKGPVKLLTASPDADPNSGSFNGSKTFINATVKSESPTAHPPGNAADTLNVSDSEKHLSRRMKPESPTPHPAENTRDAFTVSNSEILSDTEIKLELLLLHQDATSNDTDTGNATEGPVRVLTAQLDADTKTDGFNGSRTIIQTSIKTESPTPHPAENTRDAFTVSDSEILSDTEIKLEPILLHQDATSNDTDTGNATEGPVRVLTAPLDADIKTETFNGSRTIIKTSIKTELPTPHPAENTRDAFTVSDSKKLLEKTVESAIHQDDIYVTSSVTKRNATEATITTSLSEELDKNKDTFNSSGNVNDKPMKSDSSYHLQTNNEISLTTNDKWIESECIIKSIKCSEKASEMQSTYGAWMSDASQLDDGRYWLAEHFSGRVLLEDLNLSSLQDTKNTIDIKRFYQGCGHVVYKGSFYFHNGGKNRLVKFGLNTRKTQLLTMPDTKYHNLTYLFRNSKTYFKFAVDENGLWVIFASNTDDSILVAKLNPDTFSIESVINTTYPAVKAGNAFIVCGVLYFTDDKDRRVTYAYDLKKKSPVDASFDLRPGNGILAMLSYYPNKKLLYMWDNRSVNTCRVKFKKT encoded by the exons ATGGAATTTG aGTCAGTGTCTTTTTATCGAAACCACAGCCGCGACACCTTGAATGTTACCAATGAGGAAAATGTCACAGAGGTCCCTGTTAAATCATCAGCAG GCCTGCTTATTGGAGCCTCAGGCAACAACAGCTACTCCTTCAGAAATGTTACTGATGCTACAATGAAAAGTG AGTTGGTTTCACCTCGCCCAGTTTACGAAGGTGACAGCTTGATTGAAACCAATCTGGAAAATGTTACAGAGGCACCGATAAATTTATTAACAG TGTTACCGACACAGAGTCAACCTCACGATGCTGGAAATGTCTTGAACTTTACTGTCTTTGAGGAACTTTCAGGCACATATTTGGAAGCTG AATCACCAGCAGCACATCCAGCTGAAAACATCAGAGATGCTTTTAATGTCTCTGACTCTGAGAAACTGGGCAATAAAACAGAATCAG AGCCTGCACCAGTTCATCAAGATTCCAGCTACAGCACGGTGATTCTTACAGACATTGAAGAGGTTACAGAAGGACCAGGAAAATTAACAG aATCGCCAACAGCCCGTCCAGCTGAAAACACCAGAGGAG GCTTGAGACCCTTTATTCACACCGTTAATGATACCAACGCTGAAGATGTTACAAAGGGACCAGTGAAATTATTAACGG CTTCACCTGACGCCGACCCAAACAGTGGCTCGTTTAACGGCAGCAAAACTTTCATTAATGCAACTGTAAAAAGTG AATCACCAACAGCACATCCACCTGGAAACGCCGCAGATACTTTGAACGTCTCTGACTCTGAGAAACATCTCAGCAGAAGAATGAAACCTG AATCACCAACACCGCATCCAGCTGAAAACACCAGAGATGCTTTCACAGTTTCTAACTCTGAGATACtttcagacacagaaataaaacttg AGCTATTACTACTTCATCAGGATGCCACCTCAAATGATACAGACACTGGAAATGCTACAGAGGGACCAGTACGAGTATTAACAG CCCAACTGGATGCTGACACAAAGACTGATGGATTTAATGGCAGCAGAACCATCATTCAAACAAGCATAAAAACAG aaTCACCAACACCACATCCAGCTGAAAACACCAGAGATGCTTTCACAGTTTCTGACTCTGAGATACtttcagacacagaaataaaacttg agccaatactACTTCATCAGGATGCCACCTCAAATGATACAGACACTGGAAATGCTACAGAGGGACCAGTACGAGTATTAACAG CCCCACTGGATGCTGACATAAAGACTGAAACATTTAATGGCAGCAGAACCAtcattaaaacaagcataaaaacaG AATTACCAACACCACATCCAGCTGAAAACACCAGAGATGCTTTCACTGTTTCTGACTCTAAGAAACTTCTAGAAAAAACAGTAGAATCTG CAATTCATCAAGATGACATCTATGTTACCTCCAGTGTTACTAAAAGAAATGCTACAGAGGCAACAATCACAA CTTCACTTTCTGAAGAACtggataaaaataaagacaCCTTCAATAGCAGCGGAAATGTCAATGATAAACCCATGAAAAGTG ATTCTTCATATCATCTCCAGACCAATAATGAGATCAGTTTGACTACCAATGACAAATGGATAGAAAGTG AGTGTATTATTAAAAGCATAAAATGTTCAGAGAAGGCCAGTGAAATGCAAAGTACCTACGGAGCCTGGATGTCAGACGCATCGCAGCTGGATGACGGTCGATACTGGCTGGCGGAGCATTTTTCAG GTCGAGTTTTATTGGAAGACCTGAACCTTTCATCACTGCAAGACACTAAAAACACCATAGATATCAAGAGGTTCTACCAGGGGTGCGGTCATGTTGTTTATAAAGGCTCATTTTACTTCCACAACGGTGGGAAAAACAGACTTGTAAA atttGGCCTGAACACAAGGAAAACGCAATTACTGACCATGCCAGACACCAAATACCACAACCTTACTTATCTTTTCCGAAACTCAAAGACATACTTCAAGTTTGCTGTGGATGAAAATGGACTGTGGGTCATCTTTGCCTCAAACACAGATGATAGCATACTGGTTGCAAAGCTCAACCCTGACACATTCTCTATAGAGTCCGTCATAAACACCACCTACCCGGCAGTTAAAGCAGGAAATGCTTTCATCGTGTGTGGGGTGCTGTATTTCACAGACGACAAAGACAGAAGGGTGACATATGCCTACGATTTAAAGAAGAAGAGTCCTGTGGATGCAAGTTTTGATTTAAGGCCAGGTAATGGCATCTTGGCCATGTTGTCATACTATCCCAACAAAAAGCTTTTGTACATGTGGGACAACAGAAGTGTGAATACTTGCAGAGTTAAATTTAAGAAGACCTAA
- the LOC115781480 gene encoding uncharacterized protein LOC115781480 isoform X3, whose translation MEFESVSFYRNHSRDTLNVTNEENVTEVPVKSSAGLLIGASGNNSYSFRNVTDATMKSELVSPRPVYEGDSLIETNLENVTEAPINLLTESPAAHPAENIRDAFNVSDSEKLGNKTESEPAPVHQDSSYSTVILTDIEEVTEGPGKLTESPTARPAENTRGGLRPFIHTVNDTNAEDVTKGPVKLLTASPDADPNSGSFNGSKTFINATVKSESPTAHPPGNAADTLNVSDSEKHLSRRMKPESPTPHPAENTRDAFTVSNSEILSDTEIKLELLLLHQDATSNDTDTGNATEGPVRVLTAQLDADTKTDGFNGSRTIIQTSIKTESPTPHPAENTRDAFTVSDSEILSDTEIKLEPILLHQDATSNDTDTGNATEGPVRVLTAPLDADIKTETFNGSRTIIKTSIKTELPTPHPAENTRDAFTVSDSKKLLEKTVESAIHQDDIYVTSSVTKRNATEATITTSLSEELDKNKDTFNSSGNVNDKPMKSDSSYHLQTNNEISLTTNDKWIESECIIKSIKCSEKASEMQSTYGAWMSDASQLDDGRYWLAEHFSGRVLLEDLNLSSLQDTKNTIDIKRFYQGCGHVVYKGSFYFHNGGKNRLVKFGLNTRKTQLLTMPDTKYHNLTYLFRNSKTYFKFAVDENGLWVIFASNTDDSILVAKLNPDTFSIESVINTTYPAVKAGNAFIVCGVLYFTDDKDRRVTYAYDLKKKSPVDASFDLRPGNGILAMLSYYPNKKLLYMWDNRSVNTCRVKFKKT comes from the exons ATGGAATTTG aGTCAGTGTCTTTTTATCGAAACCACAGCCGCGACACCTTGAATGTTACCAATGAGGAAAATGTCACAGAGGTCCCTGTTAAATCATCAGCAG GCCTGCTTATTGGAGCCTCAGGCAACAACAGCTACTCCTTCAGAAATGTTACTGATGCTACAATGAAAAGTG AGTTGGTTTCACCTCGCCCAGTTTACGAAGGTGACAGCTTGATTGAAACCAATCTGGAAAATGTTACAGAGGCACCGATAAATTTATTAACAG AATCACCAGCAGCACATCCAGCTGAAAACATCAGAGATGCTTTTAATGTCTCTGACTCTGAGAAACTGGGCAATAAAACAGAATCAG AGCCTGCACCAGTTCATCAAGATTCCAGCTACAGCACGGTGATTCTTACAGACATTGAAGAGGTTACAGAAGGACCAGGAAAATTAACAG aATCGCCAACAGCCCGTCCAGCTGAAAACACCAGAGGAG GCTTGAGACCCTTTATTCACACCGTTAATGATACCAACGCTGAAGATGTTACAAAGGGACCAGTGAAATTATTAACGG CTTCACCTGACGCCGACCCAAACAGTGGCTCGTTTAACGGCAGCAAAACTTTCATTAATGCAACTGTAAAAAGTG AATCACCAACAGCACATCCACCTGGAAACGCCGCAGATACTTTGAACGTCTCTGACTCTGAGAAACATCTCAGCAGAAGAATGAAACCTG AATCACCAACACCGCATCCAGCTGAAAACACCAGAGATGCTTTCACAGTTTCTAACTCTGAGATACtttcagacacagaaataaaacttg AGCTATTACTACTTCATCAGGATGCCACCTCAAATGATACAGACACTGGAAATGCTACAGAGGGACCAGTACGAGTATTAACAG CCCAACTGGATGCTGACACAAAGACTGATGGATTTAATGGCAGCAGAACCATCATTCAAACAAGCATAAAAACAG aaTCACCAACACCACATCCAGCTGAAAACACCAGAGATGCTTTCACAGTTTCTGACTCTGAGATACtttcagacacagaaataaaacttg agccaatactACTTCATCAGGATGCCACCTCAAATGATACAGACACTGGAAATGCTACAGAGGGACCAGTACGAGTATTAACAG CCCCACTGGATGCTGACATAAAGACTGAAACATTTAATGGCAGCAGAACCAtcattaaaacaagcataaaaacaG AATTACCAACACCACATCCAGCTGAAAACACCAGAGATGCTTTCACTGTTTCTGACTCTAAGAAACTTCTAGAAAAAACAGTAGAATCTG CAATTCATCAAGATGACATCTATGTTACCTCCAGTGTTACTAAAAGAAATGCTACAGAGGCAACAATCACAA CTTCACTTTCTGAAGAACtggataaaaataaagacaCCTTCAATAGCAGCGGAAATGTCAATGATAAACCCATGAAAAGTG ATTCTTCATATCATCTCCAGACCAATAATGAGATCAGTTTGACTACCAATGACAAATGGATAGAAAGTG AGTGTATTATTAAAAGCATAAAATGTTCAGAGAAGGCCAGTGAAATGCAAAGTACCTACGGAGCCTGGATGTCAGACGCATCGCAGCTGGATGACGGTCGATACTGGCTGGCGGAGCATTTTTCAG GTCGAGTTTTATTGGAAGACCTGAACCTTTCATCACTGCAAGACACTAAAAACACCATAGATATCAAGAGGTTCTACCAGGGGTGCGGTCATGTTGTTTATAAAGGCTCATTTTACTTCCACAACGGTGGGAAAAACAGACTTGTAAA atttGGCCTGAACACAAGGAAAACGCAATTACTGACCATGCCAGACACCAAATACCACAACCTTACTTATCTTTTCCGAAACTCAAAGACATACTTCAAGTTTGCTGTGGATGAAAATGGACTGTGGGTCATCTTTGCCTCAAACACAGATGATAGCATACTGGTTGCAAAGCTCAACCCTGACACATTCTCTATAGAGTCCGTCATAAACACCACCTACCCGGCAGTTAAAGCAGGAAATGCTTTCATCGTGTGTGGGGTGCTGTATTTCACAGACGACAAAGACAGAAGGGTGACATATGCCTACGATTTAAAGAAGAAGAGTCCTGTGGATGCAAGTTTTGATTTAAGGCCAGGTAATGGCATCTTGGCCATGTTGTCATACTATCCCAACAAAAAGCTTTTGTACATGTGGGACAACAGAAGTGTGAATACTTGCAGAGTTAAATTTAAGAAGACCTAA
- the LOC115781480 gene encoding uncharacterized protein LOC115781480 isoform X4, producing MEFESVSFYRNHSRDTLNVTNEENVTEVPVKSSAGLLIGASGNNSYSFRNVTDATMKSELVSPRPVYEGDSLIETNLENVTEAPINLLTVLPTQSQPHDAGNVLNFTVFEELSGTYLEAESPAAHPAENIRDAFNVSDSEKLGNKTESEPAPVHQDSSYSTVILTDIEEVTEGPGKLTESPTARPAENTRGGLRPFIHTVNDTNAEDVTKGPVKLLTASPDADPNSGSFNGSKTFINATVKSESPTAHPPGNAADTLNVSDSEKHLSRRMKPESPTPHPAENTRDAFTVSNSEILSDTEIKLELLLLHQDATSNDTDTGNATEGPVRVLTAQLDADTKTDGFNGSRTIIQTSIKTELPTPHPAENTRDAFTVSDSKKLLEKTVESAIHQDDIYVTSSVTKRNATEATITTSLSEELDKNKDTFNSSGNVNDKPMKSDSSYHLQTNNEISLTTNDKWIESECIIKSIKCSEKASEMQSTYGAWMSDASQLDDGRYWLAEHFSGRVLLEDLNLSSLQDTKNTIDIKRFYQGCGHVVYKGSFYFHNGGKNRLVKFGLNTRKTQLLTMPDTKYHNLTYLFRNSKTYFKFAVDENGLWVIFASNTDDSILVAKLNPDTFSIESVINTTYPAVKAGNAFIVCGVLYFTDDKDRRVTYAYDLKKKSPVDASFDLRPGNGILAMLSYYPNKKLLYMWDNRSVNTCRVKFKKT from the exons ATGGAATTTG aGTCAGTGTCTTTTTATCGAAACCACAGCCGCGACACCTTGAATGTTACCAATGAGGAAAATGTCACAGAGGTCCCTGTTAAATCATCAGCAG GCCTGCTTATTGGAGCCTCAGGCAACAACAGCTACTCCTTCAGAAATGTTACTGATGCTACAATGAAAAGTG AGTTGGTTTCACCTCGCCCAGTTTACGAAGGTGACAGCTTGATTGAAACCAATCTGGAAAATGTTACAGAGGCACCGATAAATTTATTAACAG TGTTACCGACACAGAGTCAACCTCACGATGCTGGAAATGTCTTGAACTTTACTGTCTTTGAGGAACTTTCAGGCACATATTTGGAAGCTG AATCACCAGCAGCACATCCAGCTGAAAACATCAGAGATGCTTTTAATGTCTCTGACTCTGAGAAACTGGGCAATAAAACAGAATCAG AGCCTGCACCAGTTCATCAAGATTCCAGCTACAGCACGGTGATTCTTACAGACATTGAAGAGGTTACAGAAGGACCAGGAAAATTAACAG aATCGCCAACAGCCCGTCCAGCTGAAAACACCAGAGGAG GCTTGAGACCCTTTATTCACACCGTTAATGATACCAACGCTGAAGATGTTACAAAGGGACCAGTGAAATTATTAACGG CTTCACCTGACGCCGACCCAAACAGTGGCTCGTTTAACGGCAGCAAAACTTTCATTAATGCAACTGTAAAAAGTG AATCACCAACAGCACATCCACCTGGAAACGCCGCAGATACTTTGAACGTCTCTGACTCTGAGAAACATCTCAGCAGAAGAATGAAACCTG AATCACCAACACCGCATCCAGCTGAAAACACCAGAGATGCTTTCACAGTTTCTAACTCTGAGATACtttcagacacagaaataaaacttg AGCTATTACTACTTCATCAGGATGCCACCTCAAATGATACAGACACTGGAAATGCTACAGAGGGACCAGTACGAGTATTAACAG CCCAACTGGATGCTGACACAAAGACTGATGGATTTAATGGCAGCAGAACCATCATTCAAACAAGCATAAAAACAG AATTACCAACACCACATCCAGCTGAAAACACCAGAGATGCTTTCACTGTTTCTGACTCTAAGAAACTTCTAGAAAAAACAGTAGAATCTG CAATTCATCAAGATGACATCTATGTTACCTCCAGTGTTACTAAAAGAAATGCTACAGAGGCAACAATCACAA CTTCACTTTCTGAAGAACtggataaaaataaagacaCCTTCAATAGCAGCGGAAATGTCAATGATAAACCCATGAAAAGTG ATTCTTCATATCATCTCCAGACCAATAATGAGATCAGTTTGACTACCAATGACAAATGGATAGAAAGTG AGTGTATTATTAAAAGCATAAAATGTTCAGAGAAGGCCAGTGAAATGCAAAGTACCTACGGAGCCTGGATGTCAGACGCATCGCAGCTGGATGACGGTCGATACTGGCTGGCGGAGCATTTTTCAG GTCGAGTTTTATTGGAAGACCTGAACCTTTCATCACTGCAAGACACTAAAAACACCATAGATATCAAGAGGTTCTACCAGGGGTGCGGTCATGTTGTTTATAAAGGCTCATTTTACTTCCACAACGGTGGGAAAAACAGACTTGTAAA atttGGCCTGAACACAAGGAAAACGCAATTACTGACCATGCCAGACACCAAATACCACAACCTTACTTATCTTTTCCGAAACTCAAAGACATACTTCAAGTTTGCTGTGGATGAAAATGGACTGTGGGTCATCTTTGCCTCAAACACAGATGATAGCATACTGGTTGCAAAGCTCAACCCTGACACATTCTCTATAGAGTCCGTCATAAACACCACCTACCCGGCAGTTAAAGCAGGAAATGCTTTCATCGTGTGTGGGGTGCTGTATTTCACAGACGACAAAGACAGAAGGGTGACATATGCCTACGATTTAAAGAAGAAGAGTCCTGTGGATGCAAGTTTTGATTTAAGGCCAGGTAATGGCATCTTGGCCATGTTGTCATACTATCCCAACAAAAAGCTTTTGTACATGTGGGACAACAGAAGTGTGAATACTTGCAGAGTTAAATTTAAGAAGACCTAA